Proteins encoded by one window of Vigna radiata var. radiata cultivar VC1973A chromosome 5, Vradiata_ver6, whole genome shotgun sequence:
- the LOC106762439 gene encoding probable serine/threonine-protein kinase DDB_G0280111 isoform X1, whose translation MWRFKPFGHKEQTGLEGRTVDVGNLKINIVKAIAEGGFSCVYLARDAVHMSKQYALKHIICNDEESLGLVKKEISVLKMLVGHPNVVTLHAHSIFDMGRTKEAFLVMEFCERSLVNVLESRGAGYFDETQVLLIFRDICNAVFAMHCLSPPIAHRDLKAENLLLSSDGIWKLCDFGSTSTNHKRFEKPEEMGIEEDNIRKYTTPAYRAPEMWDLFLREVINEKVDIWALGCLLFRICYFKSAFDGESKLQVLNGNYRIPDLPKYNSSITDLIRDMLQARPDDRPDITQVWFRVNEQLPINLQKSLPDRPPESPSPNNHEGISMPSNRSPPMPRRNPPPPPLSGEPKTTPQPSLASRGGSSGGQLGAFWSSQHAKDPLVTEDKSKPIFDEEPSSHHMPLKHDRLRPENEQLAKNVSTSKVVNAQTHTVKSSTHGKLNKPDTKPSKDFEINLFQDKDRMENTANFQNQAFNSFVAEFDTTKLNTGLNNKSEREQTLEAEVEKLKEQLKEANVEKAEITSKFEKLSAICRSQRQELQDLKQALAGRTPSPSREGLKTSTAITSSAPMQDRTEWKTPSSEPKSWQAFPEEPQQQKSLSAGNTTKSVRSNNGRQNKQPVQLATNFDSWGFGTDSFSAVPTGSSQMQRSSSAGGKSQGFDEAKTFESKPTSQPAGWAGF comes from the exons ATGTGGAGATTTAAGCCATTCGGCCACAAAGAGCAGACTGGCCTTGAAGGCCGCACTGTAGATGTTGGCaatcttaaaataaacattGTTAAGGCCATTGCGGAAGGAGGGTTCTCTTGTGTCTACCTAGCTCGTGATGCTGTACATATGTCAAAGCAATATGCCTTGAAGCACATAATATGCAATGATGAGGAATCACTAGGATTGGTAAAGAAGGAGATATCTGTGCTTAAGATGCTGGTAGGACATCCCAATGTTGTCACACTTCATGCACATTCCATCTTTGATATGGGTAGGACAAAGGAGGCATTCCTTGTGATGGAATTTTGTGAAAGGTCTCTGGTCAATGTGCTGGAGAGCCGCGGAGCTGGTTATTTTGATGAGACACAGGTTCTTTTGATCTTCAGGGATATCTGTAATGCAGTTTTTGCTATGCATTGCCTGTCCCCACCTATTGCACACCG AGACTTGAAAGCGGAGAATCTTTTATTAAGTTCAGATGGCATATGGAAGTTATGTGATTTTGGAAGCACTTCCACTAATCACAAACGTTTTGAAAAGCCAGAAGAAATGGGGATTGAGGAAGACAATATCCGGAAGTATACAACTCCAGCCTACAGAGCCCCTGAG ATGTGGGATCTGTTCCTGAGAGAGGTCATTAATGAGAAGGTAGACATATGG GCTCTTGGATGTCTTCTTTTTCGAATATGCTACTTCAAAAGTGCATTTGATGGGGAATCAAAGCTTCAAGTCTTAAATGGAAACTACCGTATTCCTGATTTACCGAAATACAATTCATCTATCACGGACTTGATAAGAGACATGCTCCAAGCTAGACCAGATGACAGACCAGATATCACGCAG GTCTGGTTTCGTGTTAACGAGCAACTGCCCATTAATCTACAGAAGTCATTACCTGACAGGCCACCTGAATCACCCTCACCCAACAATCATGAAG GTATCTCAATGCCCTCAAACAGATCACCTCCAATGCCTCGTAGGAACCCACCTCCTCCGCCTTTATCCGGAGAACCGAAGACTACACCACAGCCATCCCTTGCTTCTAGGGGAGGGAGCAGTGGGGGGCAGCTTGGTGCTTTCTGGTCCAGTCAGCACGCAAAGGATCCACTTGTCACTGAGGACAAGAGCAAGCCAATTTTTGATGAAGAACCATCCAGTCACCATATGCCACTGAAACATGATAGACTTCGTCCTGAAAATGAACAATTAGCAAAAAATGTTAGTACTAGCAAAGTGGTTAATGCACAAACTCATACTGTGAAAAGCAGTACACATGGAAAATTAAACAAGCCTGATACCAAACCCTCGAAGGATTTTGAAATAAACTTATTCCAAGATAAAGATCGAATGGAGAATACGGCTAACTTTCAGAACCAGGCTTTTAACTCGTTTGTTGCTGAGTTCGATACCACTAAGCTCAACACTGGACTTAATAACAAATCCGAAAGGGAACAAACATTGGAGGCTGAAGTGGAGAAACTCAAAGAGCAGCTGAAGGAAGCTAACGTGGAAAAAGCTGAAATAACCTCAAAGTTTGAAAAGCTTTCTGCTATCTGCCGATCCCAAAGGCAAGAATTGCAGGATCTCAAGCAAGCACTGGCAGGTCGGACTCCTTCACCAAGCAGAGAGGGTTTGAAAACCTCTACTGCAATTACATCATCTGCACCTATG CAGGATAGAACTGAATGGAAAACTCCCAGTTCAGAACCTAAGTCATGGCAAGCGTTTCCTGAGgaaccccaacaacaaaagtCCCTTTCAGCAGGAAATACTACCAAATCAGTCAGGTCAAATAATGGCAGGCAGAACAAGCAACCTGTTCAACTGGCTACTAATTTTGATTCATGGGGTTTTGGAACTGATAGCTTCAGTGCTGTACCTACTGGCAGCTCACAGATGCAAAGATCTAGCAGTGCCGGAGGTAAGTCTCAGGGCTTTGATGAGGCAAAGACCTTTGAGAGCAAACCAACTTCTCAACCAGCTGGCTGGGCTGGTTTTTAA
- the LOC106761157 gene encoding protein SRG1 isoform X1, whose product MNLESSVSVPSVQELAFQRPEKVPPRYVRDEDGDDVIGPYPSDPSLRVPLIDMAKLVNADTHQLELQKLLLACRDWGVFQTHTLYQELIQQKLVNHGVSNTSIKNMENQVRRFFELPLQEKKRSAQRSGSLEGYGQAFVTSEDQKLDWNDMIFLKCLPIQNRKLDLWPQNPPEFRETLERYSEDIREVTIAIMKFITMSLELQDTQISESFREGLYDIRMNCYPPCPEPERVLGIVPHADNSGITLLLDCADFSGLQFLKDQKWVNVEPIEGAIVVNIGQIIEVVSNGIYKAPEHRAVVNKWKERFSIVTFCYPSPDMNIGPADQLIGEGKVAVYKKFTNAEYFSKFFNRKLDQSFLDMLKYDQ is encoded by the exons ATGAACCTTGAATCATCCGTTTCAGTTCCAAGTGTTCAAGAGTTAGCATTTCAGAGGCCAGAGAAAGTGCCACCAAGGTACGTAAgagatgaagatggtgatgacgtCATTGGCCCTTACCCTTCTGATCCATCTCTTCGTGTACCTTTGATAGACATGGCAAAGTTGGTCAACGCCGACACACACCAACTCGAGCTTCAAAAGCTTCTCCTCGCATGCAGAGATTGGGGTGTTTTTCAG ACTCATACGTTATATCAAGAGCTTATACAACAAAAG CTTGTAAATCACGGAGTTTCAAATACTTCAATTAAGAATATGGAGAATCAAGTTCGGAGATTTTTTGAGCTTCCTTTGCAAGAGAAGAAGCGATCGGCGCAGAGATCAGGAAGCCTTGAAGGCTATGGCCAAGCATTTGTAACCTCAGAAGATCAAAAGCTGGATTGGAATGACATGATCTTTCTCAAATGCCTCCCCATTCAGAACAGAAAATTGGATTTGTGGCCACAAAACCCTCCTGAGTTTAG GGAAACATTAGAGAGATATTCTGAAGATATAAGGGAAGTTACAATTGCAATTATGAAGTTCATTACTATGTCTTTGGAGCTTCAAGATACACAGATATCAGAAAGTTTCAGAGAAGGACTATATGATATAAGGATGAATTGCTACCCACCCTGTCCAGAGCCTGAAAGAGTTCTAGGGATTGTGCCCCATGCTGACAATTCTGGGATCACTCTTTTGCTTGATTGTGCTGATTTTTCTGGGTTGCAGTTCCTCAAAGATCAAAAATGGGTCAATGTTGAGCCTATAGAAGGGGCCATTGTTGTAAACATTGGCCAAATTATTGAG GTGGTGAGCAATGGGATATACAAAGCACCTGAGCACAGAGCTGTAGTAAATAAGTGGAAGGAAAGGTTTTCTATAGTGACATTCTGCTATCCAAGCCCTGATATGAACATTGGACCTGCTGACCAACTTATAGGTGAAGGGAAGGTAGCTGTATACAAGAAATTCACAAATGCAGAGTATTTCAGCAAGTTTTTCAACAGGAAACTTGATCAATCCTTTCTTGATATGCTCAAATATGATCAATGA
- the LOC106762439 gene encoding probable serine/threonine-protein kinase DDB_G0280111 isoform X2, whose product MWRFKPFGHKEQTGLEGRTVDVGNLKINIVKAIAEGGFSCVYLARDAVHMSKQYALKHIICNDEESLGLVKKEISVLKMLVGHPNVVTLHAHSIFDMGRTKEAFLVMEFCERSLVNVLESRGAGYFDETQVLLIFRDICNAVFAMHCLSPPIAHRDLKAENLLLSSDGIWKLCDFGSTSTNHKRFEKPEEMGIEEDNIRKYTTPAYRAPEMWDLFLREVINEKVDIWALGCLLFRICYFKSAFDGESKLQVLNGNYRIPDLPKYNSSITDLIRDMLQARPDDRPDITQVWFRVNEQLPINLQKSLPDRPPESPSPNNHEGISMPSNRSPPMPRRNPPPPPLSGEPKTTPQPSLASRGGSSGGQLGAFWSSQHAKDPLVTEDKSKPIFDEEPSSHHMPLKHDRLRPENEQLAKNVSTSKVVNAQTHTVKSSTHGKLNKPDTKPSKDFEINLFQDKDRMENTANFQNQAFNSFVAEFDTTKLNTGLNNKSEREQTLEAEVEKLKEQLKEANVEKAEITSKFEKLSAICRSQRQELQDLKQALAGRTPSPSREGLKTSTAITSSAPMDRTEWKTPSSEPKSWQAFPEEPQQQKSLSAGNTTKSVRSNNGRQNKQPVQLATNFDSWGFGTDSFSAVPTGSSQMQRSSSAGGKSQGFDEAKTFESKPTSQPAGWAGF is encoded by the exons ATGTGGAGATTTAAGCCATTCGGCCACAAAGAGCAGACTGGCCTTGAAGGCCGCACTGTAGATGTTGGCaatcttaaaataaacattGTTAAGGCCATTGCGGAAGGAGGGTTCTCTTGTGTCTACCTAGCTCGTGATGCTGTACATATGTCAAAGCAATATGCCTTGAAGCACATAATATGCAATGATGAGGAATCACTAGGATTGGTAAAGAAGGAGATATCTGTGCTTAAGATGCTGGTAGGACATCCCAATGTTGTCACACTTCATGCACATTCCATCTTTGATATGGGTAGGACAAAGGAGGCATTCCTTGTGATGGAATTTTGTGAAAGGTCTCTGGTCAATGTGCTGGAGAGCCGCGGAGCTGGTTATTTTGATGAGACACAGGTTCTTTTGATCTTCAGGGATATCTGTAATGCAGTTTTTGCTATGCATTGCCTGTCCCCACCTATTGCACACCG AGACTTGAAAGCGGAGAATCTTTTATTAAGTTCAGATGGCATATGGAAGTTATGTGATTTTGGAAGCACTTCCACTAATCACAAACGTTTTGAAAAGCCAGAAGAAATGGGGATTGAGGAAGACAATATCCGGAAGTATACAACTCCAGCCTACAGAGCCCCTGAG ATGTGGGATCTGTTCCTGAGAGAGGTCATTAATGAGAAGGTAGACATATGG GCTCTTGGATGTCTTCTTTTTCGAATATGCTACTTCAAAAGTGCATTTGATGGGGAATCAAAGCTTCAAGTCTTAAATGGAAACTACCGTATTCCTGATTTACCGAAATACAATTCATCTATCACGGACTTGATAAGAGACATGCTCCAAGCTAGACCAGATGACAGACCAGATATCACGCAG GTCTGGTTTCGTGTTAACGAGCAACTGCCCATTAATCTACAGAAGTCATTACCTGACAGGCCACCTGAATCACCCTCACCCAACAATCATGAAG GTATCTCAATGCCCTCAAACAGATCACCTCCAATGCCTCGTAGGAACCCACCTCCTCCGCCTTTATCCGGAGAACCGAAGACTACACCACAGCCATCCCTTGCTTCTAGGGGAGGGAGCAGTGGGGGGCAGCTTGGTGCTTTCTGGTCCAGTCAGCACGCAAAGGATCCACTTGTCACTGAGGACAAGAGCAAGCCAATTTTTGATGAAGAACCATCCAGTCACCATATGCCACTGAAACATGATAGACTTCGTCCTGAAAATGAACAATTAGCAAAAAATGTTAGTACTAGCAAAGTGGTTAATGCACAAACTCATACTGTGAAAAGCAGTACACATGGAAAATTAAACAAGCCTGATACCAAACCCTCGAAGGATTTTGAAATAAACTTATTCCAAGATAAAGATCGAATGGAGAATACGGCTAACTTTCAGAACCAGGCTTTTAACTCGTTTGTTGCTGAGTTCGATACCACTAAGCTCAACACTGGACTTAATAACAAATCCGAAAGGGAACAAACATTGGAGGCTGAAGTGGAGAAACTCAAAGAGCAGCTGAAGGAAGCTAACGTGGAAAAAGCTGAAATAACCTCAAAGTTTGAAAAGCTTTCTGCTATCTGCCGATCCCAAAGGCAAGAATTGCAGGATCTCAAGCAAGCACTGGCAGGTCGGACTCCTTCACCAAGCAGAGAGGGTTTGAAAACCTCTACTGCAATTACATCATCTGCACCTATG GATAGAACTGAATGGAAAACTCCCAGTTCAGAACCTAAGTCATGGCAAGCGTTTCCTGAGgaaccccaacaacaaaagtCCCTTTCAGCAGGAAATACTACCAAATCAGTCAGGTCAAATAATGGCAGGCAGAACAAGCAACCTGTTCAACTGGCTACTAATTTTGATTCATGGGGTTTTGGAACTGATAGCTTCAGTGCTGTACCTACTGGCAGCTCACAGATGCAAAGATCTAGCAGTGCCGGAGGTAAGTCTCAGGGCTTTGATGAGGCAAAGACCTTTGAGAGCAAACCAACTTCTCAACCAGCTGGCTGGGCTGGTTTTTAA
- the LOC106761157 gene encoding protein SRG1 isoform X2, translated as MNLESSVSVPSVQELAFQRPEKVPPRYVRDEDGDDVIGPYPSDPSLRVPLIDMAKLVNADTHQLELQKLLLACRDWGVFQLVNHGVSNTSIKNMENQVRRFFELPLQEKKRSAQRSGSLEGYGQAFVTSEDQKLDWNDMIFLKCLPIQNRKLDLWPQNPPEFRETLERYSEDIREVTIAIMKFITMSLELQDTQISESFREGLYDIRMNCYPPCPEPERVLGIVPHADNSGITLLLDCADFSGLQFLKDQKWVNVEPIEGAIVVNIGQIIEVVSNGIYKAPEHRAVVNKWKERFSIVTFCYPSPDMNIGPADQLIGEGKVAVYKKFTNAEYFSKFFNRKLDQSFLDMLKYDQ; from the exons ATGAACCTTGAATCATCCGTTTCAGTTCCAAGTGTTCAAGAGTTAGCATTTCAGAGGCCAGAGAAAGTGCCACCAAGGTACGTAAgagatgaagatggtgatgacgtCATTGGCCCTTACCCTTCTGATCCATCTCTTCGTGTACCTTTGATAGACATGGCAAAGTTGGTCAACGCCGACACACACCAACTCGAGCTTCAAAAGCTTCTCCTCGCATGCAGAGATTGGGGTGTTTTTCAG CTTGTAAATCACGGAGTTTCAAATACTTCAATTAAGAATATGGAGAATCAAGTTCGGAGATTTTTTGAGCTTCCTTTGCAAGAGAAGAAGCGATCGGCGCAGAGATCAGGAAGCCTTGAAGGCTATGGCCAAGCATTTGTAACCTCAGAAGATCAAAAGCTGGATTGGAATGACATGATCTTTCTCAAATGCCTCCCCATTCAGAACAGAAAATTGGATTTGTGGCCACAAAACCCTCCTGAGTTTAG GGAAACATTAGAGAGATATTCTGAAGATATAAGGGAAGTTACAATTGCAATTATGAAGTTCATTACTATGTCTTTGGAGCTTCAAGATACACAGATATCAGAAAGTTTCAGAGAAGGACTATATGATATAAGGATGAATTGCTACCCACCCTGTCCAGAGCCTGAAAGAGTTCTAGGGATTGTGCCCCATGCTGACAATTCTGGGATCACTCTTTTGCTTGATTGTGCTGATTTTTCTGGGTTGCAGTTCCTCAAAGATCAAAAATGGGTCAATGTTGAGCCTATAGAAGGGGCCATTGTTGTAAACATTGGCCAAATTATTGAG GTGGTGAGCAATGGGATATACAAAGCACCTGAGCACAGAGCTGTAGTAAATAAGTGGAAGGAAAGGTTTTCTATAGTGACATTCTGCTATCCAAGCCCTGATATGAACATTGGACCTGCTGACCAACTTATAGGTGAAGGGAAGGTAGCTGTATACAAGAAATTCACAAATGCAGAGTATTTCAGCAAGTTTTTCAACAGGAAACTTGATCAATCCTTTCTTGATATGCTCAAATATGATCAATGA